One window of Nostoc sp. C052 genomic DNA carries:
- a CDS encoding phage tail sheath family protein encodes MPITPTYPGVYIEEIPSGVRTITGVSTSNTGFVDFFERGPVNTPIRITSFADFQRTFGGLFPQSEASYAIQQFYLNGGQIAWVVRVATTNMTTAGSATHTLGANSLRVDALSVGDWGNHVQVKVDQDGLPTGSVLFNLTVKEVNPINNLVTQETYGGVTMDATKPRYVVEVVNRGSVLVRLARLGNTEPANLAFTALTGGLDTDVMDNLGNLVAGQEAAFATALKGSDTVTIDADNIPRKSGIYALSMIAPYIFNILCLPATAKLVGVAGAAGSTARNSLLTAAQEFCLDKRAFLIMDVPFDRTLLDQMQNPSTGFAAELDSTLRHPNTAIYFPNLTLADPLNQNKPRLVGASGTMAGIYARTDAARGVWKAPAGTDADLRGVSFDLKLSDLENGGLNPLGINVIRSFPVFGSVSWGARTLKGADQEASEWKYIPVRRTALFIEESLYQGLKWVVFEPNDEPLWAQIRLNIGAFMNNLFRQGAFQGKTPREAYLVKCDKETTTQNDINLGIVNIVVGFAPLKPAEFVIVKIQQLAGQIAV; translated from the coding sequence ATGCCAATTACACCCACTTATCCCGGCGTTTACATTGAAGAAATCCCTAGCGGTGTACGCACCATTACTGGTGTGAGTACGTCAAACACCGGGTTTGTAGACTTCTTTGAACGGGGCCCCGTGAACACGCCAATACGCATCACTAGCTTTGCTGATTTCCAACGAACGTTTGGAGGATTGTTCCCACAAAGCGAAGCCAGCTATGCCATTCAGCAGTTCTATCTAAATGGTGGACAAATTGCTTGGGTCGTCAGGGTGGCAACGACCAATATGACGACGGCGGGTTCTGCAACTCACACGCTCGGAGCGAATTCTCTGAGAGTGGATGCATTGAGCGTGGGGGATTGGGGTAACCATGTACAAGTGAAGGTCGATCAAGATGGATTGCCGACTGGCAGCGTGTTGTTTAACTTAACCGTTAAAGAAGTAAATCCCATCAACAATCTGGTCACGCAAGAAACCTATGGGGGCGTCACGATGGATGCTACCAAACCCCGATATGTTGTGGAGGTAGTCAACAGAGGTTCTGTACTCGTGCGGCTCGCGAGATTGGGGAATACTGAGCCTGCGAACCTAGCTTTTACTGCGTTAACAGGTGGCTTGGATACCGATGTGATGGACAATTTGGGAAATCTCGTAGCAGGGCAAGAAGCTGCTTTCGCGACAGCATTGAAGGGCAGCGATACGGTAACCATTGATGCGGATAATATTCCGCGAAAGTCTGGGATCTATGCCCTCAGCATGATTGCGCCCTACATTTTCAACATTCTTTGCTTGCCTGCCACTGCAAAGCTAGTCGGAGTAGCGGGAGCAGCAGGATCAACTGCCCGAAATTCTTTGCTGACTGCGGCTCAAGAATTTTGTCTAGATAAACGGGCTTTTCTGATTATGGATGTGCCGTTTGATCGCACTCTGTTAGATCAGATGCAAAATCCAAGTACAGGCTTTGCCGCAGAACTTGATAGTACTTTGCGCCATCCCAACACGGCAATTTATTTCCCAAATTTAACGCTGGCAGATCCGCTGAATCAAAATAAGCCGCGATTGGTGGGAGCAAGCGGCACAATGGCAGGGATTTATGCCCGCACAGATGCAGCACGCGGGGTTTGGAAAGCTCCGGCAGGAACAGATGCCGATTTACGGGGAGTCAGCTTTGACTTGAAGTTAAGTGATTTAGAGAATGGGGGATTAAATCCCTTAGGGATTAATGTAATCCGCAGTTTTCCTGTATTTGGCTCAGTTAGTTGGGGTGCGAGAACATTGAAAGGGGCGGATCAAGAAGCTAGTGAGTGGAAGTATATTCCTGTGCGGCGAACTGCACTTTTTATTGAAGAGAGTTTGTACCAGGGATTGAAATGGGTGGTATTTGAGCCGAATGATGAACCTTTATGGGCGCAGATTCGCTTGAATATAGGAGCGTTTATGAATAACCTGTTTCGTCAAGGAGCGTTTCAGGGCAAGACACCCCGTGAGGCTTATCTGGTGAAATGCGATAAAGAGACGACAACGCAGAATGACATTAACCTGGGCATCGTCAATATTGTGGTGGGCTTTGCCCCGTTGAAGCCAGCAGAGTTTGTGATTGTCAAGATTCAGCAGTTAGCAGGGCAGATTGCCGTTTGA
- a CDS encoding phage tail protein, which translates to MAQFSVNAQRFDPYKNFKFRIKWDGRYVAGVSKVGSLKKTTEVVKHREGGDPSSSRKSPGRTEYEAVMLERGVTHDTEFEKWANKVWNFGAGLGAEVSLKDFRKDIILEVYNEAGQLAIAYKLYRCWVSEFQALPDLDANANAIAIQYLKLENEGWERDIEVPEPTEPTFVEPPV; encoded by the coding sequence ATGGCTCAATTCAGTGTCAATGCACAGCGGTTTGATCCGTATAAGAATTTCAAGTTTCGCATCAAGTGGGACGGACGGTATGTCGCGGGAGTGAGTAAGGTGGGTTCGTTGAAAAAGACAACAGAGGTGGTGAAACATCGGGAAGGTGGAGATCCGAGTAGTTCGCGCAAGTCGCCGGGGCGCACAGAATATGAGGCGGTGATGCTGGAGCGGGGTGTCACTCACGATACTGAGTTCGAGAAATGGGCTAACAAGGTCTGGAATTTTGGGGCTGGCTTGGGGGCTGAAGTGTCGCTAAAGGACTTCCGCAAAGACATTATTTTGGAAGTGTATAACGAGGCAGGACAGTTGGCGATCGCCTATAAACTTTATCGCTGTTGGGTTTCTGAGTTTCAAGCGCTACCAGACTTAGATGCAAATGCCAATGCGATCGCCATTCAATATCTTAAGCTAGAAAACGAAGGCTGGGAACGCGACATAGAAGTGCCTGAACCGACTGAACCCACGTTTGTAGAACCGCCTGTTTAG